The Henckelia pumila isolate YLH828 chromosome 2, ASM3356847v2, whole genome shotgun sequence genome includes a window with the following:
- the LOC140878896 gene encoding uncharacterized protein yields the protein MESQTLRVQRSCDWKFEVVDGENSFSVDLVDMTCSCRVWQINKIPCKQAISAIEAKSMSVYDFCDNYFKIEAYRAAYKGHINLIPTFDISESCVAESDIIQAPSVHSQPGRRKTKRIPSQVNKRVSTCGRCHARGHNRRSCKKPIKGKRLLEAGSSMKLPSKRHTRSSGSIAGLRLV from the exons ATGGAATCCCAAACATTAAGAGTTCAGCGTTCGTGTGATTGGAAGTTTGAGGTTGTTGATGGTGAAAATTCATTTTCCGTGGATTTAGTGGATATGACTTGTTCATGTAGAGTTTGGCAGATCAATAAGATTCCGTGCAAGCAAGCCATTTCTGCCATTGAGGCAAAATCTATGTCTGTGTATGATTTTTGTGACAATTATTTCAAGATCGAAGCGTATCGCGCTGCGTACAAAGGACATATTAATCTTATCCCAACCTTTGACATCAGTGAGTCATGTGTTGCTGAATCCGATATAATCCAAGCTCCTTCCGTGCATAGTCAGCCTGGTCGCAGAAAGACGAAGAGAATACCATCGCAAGTTAATAAACGTGTCTCAACATGTGGTCGTTGTCATGCAAGAGGACACAATAGACGCAGTTGCAAGAAACCGATAAA GGGCAAGCGATTACTGGAAGCTGGTTCGAGCATGAAATTGCCCTCGAAAAGGCACACACGTTCGAGTGGAAGCATTGCTGGATTGCGCTTGGTTTGA